AGAGTTTAGGGATTGCGGGAACGAATGCTGGCCTGCCTGGGTCCCTCACCCCTTGTCTCTGCCACACTGCCTGTTCCAGGTGCCGCCATGCTGCCATTGCCAAGTACTTTGGGGATGCGCCCCCCGCCTGCACCAAAGGCTGTGACCACTGCCAGAACCCTGCAGCTGTGCGGAAGCAGCTGAGCGCCTTGGAGCAGAGTAGCAGTTGCAGCAAGACCTGCGTCGGGCCCTCCCAGGAGAATGGCTTTGACCCTGAGCTGTATGAGGGAGGCCGCAGGGGTTATGGGGGCTTCAGCAGGTGAGGGGCTGTGAAGCCAGGGGCTCCCAACCCACTGGAAATAGTCTGGTATTCTCCCCCTGGTGCCAAGGCCAGACCAGAGGCAACAATGCCATAGTCCACCCCTTACCCTGTGGGCCAGGCCCTCAGTGTTGCCCTGAGCTGCCAGGGCATCAGGGACCTTGCTGCCCCACCAGAGGCGTGGTGGGAGggcaaagcccaggcccagagctgCTCACACCCAGCCTGTCCCCTAGGTACGACGAAGGTTCTGGAGGCAGTGGGGACGAGGGCAGAGATGAGGCCCACAAGCGGGAATGGAATCTCTTCTACCAGAAGCAGATGAGCCTGCGCAAGGTGAGGGGCAGGGGCTTGACGGGGTCCCAGGTGGCCCCTGGCTCACATTGTCTCAGCCACTTCCTTGGCACTGGACTGGGAGCTATCTTGAAGCAGATGCCTCACAGGCCCTTATTGTTGTCTTCCAGGGCAAAGACCCCAAGATAGAGGAATTTGTACCCCCAGGTCAGTACAGAAATGTCCCCGGGGGCTTGTGGGGTGTTCTGGAGGTGTGGATGGAGGATGCCTTGTTGGGGGGTTGGGGACTCCAGAGAGCAGAAGGTAGAGTGGAAGAACCCACTCCTCCACCCCCCAGATGAGGACTGTCCCCTGAAAGAGGCTTCTAGCAGGAAGATCCCCAGGCTCACTGTGAAGGTAAGAGGTGGGCGGCTCTTCACACCTGCcccccaggctcctcctccaACCTGAGGCTCATGTGACCAACTTCCCTCCCCTGTGCAGGCCCGTGAGCACTGTCTGGGGCTTCTGGAGGAGGCTCTGAGCAGTAACCGCCAGGCCACAGGTACCTCTGATGGGTGAGTGTCATGGGGACCAAGGAGGGCTCCCCAAGCTCCTGTTCCTTTAGAGACCATAGGAACCCCTGTCCCTCCCCCCCAGCTTGTTTGGGTGCTGCCTTCCCAAATTGTGACCCATCCTACTCCCAGTGGGTACGGGTTTCCCCAGCGGGAAGGCTCAGCCACGACTGAGAGGCAGCCAGTGGCTGCTGAAGGGCAGTaagccacagggtgcccagagaTTTCAGGTTGCAATCCGGGTGCCCAAAGCCATTCCCACCAGGCCTTGAAGCCATCTCCAGGGTCCCTGATTCCCTTGGAGCTCAAAAGGTAAAAGGCTCAGGCCCATCTGACACCTCATGCTCATTCTCACTCTCAGACCTGACCTCCAGGCCGAGGCCGTGGAGCTGGAGCATGAGACATTCCGAAATGCCAAGGTGGCCAACCTATACAAGGCCAGCGTTCTGAAGAAGGTGGGCCCTGGGCAAGAGTGGGTGGGGCATGCTCAAGGGCGAGCGTGGGAGAGGGCAGCCCCTCCACATTGTAGGCCCTCTGGCTGCAGGCAGCGCAGAATCCACCCCCCACCCGGGAGGCCACTTATGTCAGGGGAACCTGACTTCCATCCTTTGCCAGCTGGAGGTCTTCAGACAACCCTGTGAGGACTAGAACTTGTCCAGTTGCCTCCAACCACAGGCCACAGAAACCCACTTGTGGAAAGCCTGGGCTGGGGGTTATCAGGAGCTAGTGGGTGCCACAGCATGCCTGACTGTCCCTGCCCCAGGTGGCTGAGATCCACAGAGCCTCTAAAGATGGGCAGTTCTATGACGTGGGAGGCGGTGCCAAGAGCTGCAGTGCCCAGGTCGAGCACCCGGAGCCCACTGAGTACGACATCCCGCCAGCCTCCCAGGTCTACTCGGTGAGCAGCGTCCTAGCATCCACCCCCAACCTGGGTCCTGGCCCTAGGGCACCCCAGGGCAAGCCCTCAGGCTTCCCTGCTCTGCCAGCTGTACCCCTGCAGCCCCCGCAGCTCCTCTCTCATCAACCTGACCCCTAAGTGATGTCCTGCCCAGtttttccctcccccactcctgaGAGCCCCACCAATGTGGGCCCACCTGGACCAGCCAGGTGTGCCCTCAAgaatcttctctcctcttcctcacagCTCAAACCCAAGCGAGTGGGAGCTGGTTTCCCCAAAGGCTCCTACCCATTTCAGACAGCCACTGAGCTGATGGAGAAGATGCGGCCCAAAGAGCAAGCCCCCCAGCCTGTGTGGGGAGGCAAGCAGGAGCCCCccagccggccctgtggcctccAGGATGAGGATAGCACtgagcccctccctgggcccagagGAGAAGCCCCCGGAAGCAGTGCCTCTTGTGGGGAGTCCTCCCCTGAGAAGAAGGCAAAAGGCCCCACTGGGGGCAGTCCCATTGCCAAGGCCCGGGTCAACAAGAAGCAGCAGCTTCTAGCCGCAGCGGCCCTCAAGGATTCTCAGAACATCACCCGATTCTTCTGCCAGAGGGCCAAGAGCCCGCCTCCACTCATGTCAGCCCTACCGGCAGAGGGTGCCAGCCCCTCCAGTGAGGGGGTGCGCGGACCCCCAACAGCCCCAGAGAAGTGCGcaggggaggaggatggagccCTGGGACATCTGGCTGTCCCCGCTCAGACTGAGGAGTGCACCAGGGAGGGGTTGAGGTATGGGCACAGGGTAGTTTGGAAATCTCCTTGCTAACTGTGCCTCTGAAGCTCGGGCCATGCCTAGGATGGTCTCTGCTGGGCTGCCTGGGCCAAGGGCCCTGGAGCTCTGAtgcctgctctctcctctggccAGTACCTGCCCACTCAGAGACCAGGGGCCCCCTGAAGACCAGTCCACCCCCACAaaggagacacagagggacaagcGGCCCAGGCCCCAGCAGGTACTGACAAGGACAAGGccacaggggagggaagaggcctGTGAACCAGGTGATATCTACTCTGCTCTGGGTTAGGAGTTGGGTGAAAATCATCTCCACATCCCAGGGGCTAGAGGGAGCTACTAGGTGCTATGGCCTGGTCCTCCAGAAGGAGAGGACAGGCCAGTGACAGGGAGCCCAAGAGTGACCCTTTACTGTGGCCCTGCCCAGGAACACCCAGAGAGCCAGGCTCAGAAGAGGCCTCGCCCCTCAGCCAAGGCCTCCATCTTAGCTGAGGCCAAGGGCAGCATCTCGGCCAGCAATCAGGACACCTTGAACCCCATGGCCAAGGGCTCCTGCCAGCTTTCAGCTCCTGGCATCTCCCTAAAGGAGGCTGCGAATGTTGTGGTCAAGTGCTTGACCCCCTTCTATAAGGAGGGCAAGTTTGCATCCAAGgtagggtgggtgggtgggtaggctCTGCCCTCCCCTAAGCCTGGGACACTTGGGTGTGGTGGGGGTATAGAGAGTGTGAGCCCCAGGAGAAAGAAGGGCAGAAGCAGGCTAGCCCTGAGCCCAGCTGCCACCCTCCCTGGGTCTGCCTTGCCCTTGGGTCATGGCTGTGGGTCACTccaggagcagggcaggggtcTGTGCTTTCTGCTCCTCTTCGCCCTCTGCCTCTAGGAGTTATTTAAAGCCTTTGCCCGCCACCTCTCACACTCGCTGACTCAGAAGACCTCTCCTGGAAGGAGCGGTGAGTGCTTGCGTTGCTGGGCCAGGAGGCACTTGTGGGGCTCTTCAGAGAGGAGACTGGCCCTCATGTTTCCCCACCCTGAATCTGTAGTGAAGGAAGAGGCCCAGAACCTCATCAAGCTGTTCTTCCACGGCCGGGCCCGGTGCGAGAGTGAAGCGGACTGGCACGGCCTGTGTGGCCCACAGAGATGATGGACTGCTGCCCAGCAGGGCCAGTGTCCTCCCCCAGACTATACCTTGGGCCACCTGGGCCTTGCTCAGGAATGGGGAAAGTGGGCAGGCCCACTGCCATCAGGGGCGTTGTCTTTTCTCAGGGCCCCTCCCCCTTCAGACCACAGCTTGCTTTGGAGGTGGGCGTGGACACCTCCCAAATCAAGGTCAGAGGCCAGCGGTCAGCCTACCTTTTTGCTTGCATGGCCTAAGGTCCTCTTTCTCCtagcctccctgcctctcctggcCCTCGTGGCTGGGTTTTCTGGGCCAGATCTCCAGATGAGAAGGTGTGGGGTGGTGTGCTGCTGCCAggggaacagaaagaaggaacGGGCCCTCCATGTCTTGTACTTAGCAGGTTGTAAGCCAAGACGAGGCCTACCTGTCCAAGGCATTGGGGCCTCCTCAGGAAGAGCCCTGCTGGCTCAGGTCCTCTGCCCACCAGCCCCTTCCCTTGCCTGGCCAAGCTCCAGCCTGGCCCCAGGTGCAGAGTTCGTGGGAAGAGGGGCAGCAGCCAGGCCCTGCTCCCACTCAGCTCCTGGTCAGGAAGGCGAGCAGGACTGAGACATCTCCCGGAGGAATAAAGTCCTGTTTATTCtgacacacgcatgcacacgcaGCTCTTTTCTCTCAGGTGTTTTATTTTAGCAGCTGCTTCTCCCAGGCTGGGTTCCTGCTGATTTtgagccagggcctggggccaggtGGGCATCTCCCTGAGACTGGGCAACATCAGATGCCCAAGCTGAGTTCCTGCAGCCCCGCCCCAGGCCCACCATGAGGGAGTCTCGCTGCTGTCTTTCCCAGTTGACATCACTGTAGCAGCTCCTGCCTCATGGCCTCCACGTGGGCTAGCCGGGCTGTGCTGCGGTAGGTTCCAGAACAGCCAAGTGGTGAAGTCCACACCAAAATGGCCTGACAGCACCCAAGGGAGACTGTCCAAGTGAGACTTGGGCCAGGGAgaggccccttcctcctctctgcccctcccccactcctcctgGGTGAGGCCGGCCATTAATCGGAGGCGATGCCGCTGTGCATCAGGAAGGTGATGGTGTGCTTCAGCTCCTGGGCCTGCTTAGGTACAGGCATGTGAGGACAGGACTccctggccagcccctgcccacacCACCCCTGAGCAGTAGCCATCGGCCTGGGCCCAGGTTCCCGGGCATGCCAGGCTTGGGTGAGGCATGCGTCACCTTCTCTGGGTGGTCAGAGGCTCTGGCCACTCACCTGTGGCAGCTCAAACCAGATGGTCCGAGGGCTGTCAGCCGAGCCATAGTTGAGTTCCAGGCCAGGGGACCCCTGTTCCTCCAGTGggctcagcaggtggatccgcTGCAGTTCCCTCAGGGCAACAGAGCAGCACAGTTTCTGGGGGCAGCAGAGACAACAGAGCTTGGCTCCTCTCAGGGGACGGGTCAGTGTAGGTAGTGGGAGAGGATTGGCCCAAGGGTGCCCAGGCCTGCCCTGGGGCAGGAACCTGGCCCACCTGGGAGCTGGGGTCCATGAGGATGATGTGCTGGCGGTTCAGCCCCAGGAAGCCAGGTCCAGGCAGGGCCACCTCACTTACTCGGAGCACCACGTAGACAGTGTAGCCAAAGAGGGGCAGCTGCCTCACGGCCTCTGGGGATGGAGGGGCTAGGACAGGAGTTCTGGCCActggggccctgggccctgccttATTTGGCCCCCAGGTCCGGCgagaggggcagggcaggtggaAAAGCTTACTCAGCCCCTCTACCCTCACCCATTccctcctgggcctcctgcctctgccccagcagCCCGCTTCCCCCAGACCCACCGATGAAGCTGGTCTGCGCTTCCTGGGAGGTGCATCCTTTCAGCCGCCTCAGCTCCTGGCCCATCAGCATCCTTATGGTGGCCCTTCTCACCTGCCATTGCAGTGTCTTTGGCAAGTAAGCCAACAGGTCTTGCCTAAGACACAGCTGGTTAGTCAAGGCTGGGCATACagcaggtgctaaataaatgaacCAGTGGCTACTGTGGGTGAGACTGGGAATCCAGACACATGAATAAGGTGTGGGCCCTGCCCTTgagcttggggtggggaggacagaTGTATACAGCCTCCACGGCTACATGGAATTAGGGCCATGAAGGTTACAAGTCAAGTGGCCTTGACCTTCAAGAAGGGGGTGAGGCGTGGTGGGCTGAGGCCCTGGGGTGGGTGCTGAGGCCTACCTCAGCACCAGGAGGGAGAATGACAGGAGGCGTGGGGGCCGCGCTCACACTCACTCTGAGGGGGTATCCTGAAAGGCCCTGCTGAGGTGCTGTAGGGCGGCCAGCCTGGCCAGTAGGTCCTCTGCCTGTGCACTGACCAACAGCTTCCCCTGCAGGTAGTCCCGCAGCACCTGAGAGGGGGGCGCAGTAAGGGGGCAGCTgtgccccaaagcccccaccaGCCATTCTCCTTGAGGGGAGGCTTGGAGGTCCCCCGTCCAGGCAGGGACTCGCCCTCAAGGTGCAGCCAGGACTCAAGTCGCCAGCAGCACAGCAGCCCAGGGCCAGGTGGGGCTGACCTGGCTGTAGTGGGTGCTGATGTAGGTGGGATTGTCGAAGTGCAGCTGGGTCTCCCAGCCAAGCCGCCGGCTGTGCAGGCTCACGTCCTTATCCACCATCACGCTGTTGAGGTACTCGTCGGGCCGCAGGGGCCGCACCAGCTCACCTGCATGGGGAGCCCAGGTCCACAtcctgcccagggccagccccgccacagccctgccagccccagcATGGGAACTGCCTGACCGGTGGGCACAAGAGCAGGCCTGGCCAGTAAGCTACCTCCCTGAGTCCAGCCTCCCCAGGCGAGGTGGCTCACCTTCCCCTTTGATGAGGAAGAGGGCAAATTCCTGCACTTCCTGGGGGTCCATGATGCTCATCTGCCCGCACAGCTCCTCCAGCACTTCTCCTGCCACCTAGGCGTGAGGACAGGGCCATGatagggggtggggaggctgagggggGCGGTCCCCAGAACTGATGCCCATggcttccctgcctctccccagccccttcttGGTGGCCCTGCACTCACTGTGAAAGTCTGGATGTTGGTCTTGTAATCCACACCCCCAGGCAGGTGAATTAGAACCAGGCGGACAGTGTGCCCTTTCTGCCAAGACAGGTTGCAGGGTCAGTCCCCCAGTGGACAGAGGTCCCAGCTCCCCCACCCAGAGGAGTCCTAGAATGCCCAGCCACCTGTACCCGCCAGTACCAAGAAAGCCTGCATTTCACCCGGGAAGGGCAGTTGCCGCCGTCCCCCATATTTAACTGTCCGCTGGAGGTGCTCCTGGCTGGTCCGGGCCAGCTCTGCAGAGAGGAGCCAGGCTGGGGTCATGAGCATCTCCAAACCCTTCCCCAAGCAGCCGAGACCCCAGCCTGGAAGCCCCTCCCACAGGCACCTTGGCTCAGGCCTGAATCCTGTAGAAACTTGGTCAAGTAGGGCATCAGAGTGGTTGACGGCGGGAAGAAGCCGGTGAGGAGGCTGAGGAAGCTCCAGCCTCGAGCACAGTGTTCCCTGCAGGGCAGAGAGCCTGGCCTTCGAGCTGGCCAAACCACGACACTGGGCTGCCCACTGCCTCTCCCCCACCAGTCCCCCACACTCACGGCCGGGGGTGTCCTGTGACCTGCTTGATGACCTGGCAGTAAATCTCATCCCTGAGGTTCTCCTCCTGGCACAACTGTGGGGACAAGAAGTGCAGGTAGGCAGGGCAATGCCGAGCTGCAGTGTGGTGGAGTGAGGAGGGCATGGGATCTGAAGTCAGAAGAAATCCTCTGCTAACAGCCATGGGCTGGGGGCTGAGTCAAGGTGACAGCCCAGTCGTCATCTCTCCATCTTTGTCTTAACTGACAAAGATCTTTGCACAACTGGTTGCTCCCTAAGTCACTGTCTTCGCCTGCCTCGGGGCCGTGCTCAgccctgtcttcctctgtctctggTCCCTCTGTCTTAGTCTCCTCTGCTGGCTCCCCTTATCTCCTTGACCTCTAAGGGCTGCGGTGCCCTTGGGCCTCTGTCTACACTTGCTCCCTGATGATCTCAGCTGCTCTCATCTGCCGATGACTCCTGgtgcctccctccagcccagaCTTCTCCCCTGAACCCCAGGCCCTCCACTTAGGACTTCAGACTTCACATGTCCAAAACAGATTCCTCCACCAGCCCAGACCCACTCTGCCCTCAGGCTTCCTTGTGGAAGATGATCATTGCTCTTGCCAAGGCTGCGGTGTCATCCTTGGCCGCTCTCTCTCACACCCCACATGCAATTCAGAGCAGACCCTGCTGCTATGGGTCTTAATcccctgctgctgcctcctggcCTGGGCCAGCACCATCTCTAACCTGGGATTATCACGATAACCTCCTTTTTCCCTTACACCCCCAGAATCACAAACAGCCAGAGCGACCCTGCACAATGTAAGACAAGTCTCTTCAGAGCCCCCTAGTGGCTGCCCATCTCTCTCAAAAAATCGGAGTCCCGACAATAGCCTACAAGGCCTGCCCTGACCTGGACCACTGTACCTCCTGGGCCCCGTCCTCCACTCTTGCCTCGCTCGCTGGGTGCCAGCCACTCTGGCCTTGCTGGTGCTGAGGTTCACCCTCTCCACAGGActgccacccctgcccctctGCGCACGCGCTGCCCCTGATGCACACATGCCTCACTCCCTGGCTTCCTTCAGATGTCCGCTCCAGTGTCACCTTGTCACCAAGCCTTCTGCACTGAGGCAGCCCCTTCCCCTGCTTTATCACGTTCCACCATACTTTTTACCCCTGGACACATTACATCACGATTTACTGCCTCCTGCTAGACTGTAAGCTGTGTGGGGACGTGGCCTGCTTGGCGCACTGCCATGCCCCCAgcaagtaggtgctcaataaatacttttggatGATTTGAATGAATAGTGACCAAGAAAAGGGGGACCCCGTTCTGGCCCAGGCAGGAGGATGGGAAGTGGCCCTCTGGGCTCACAGTTTCCTTCCAGCACACACAGCTGTTGCTTACCTTCAGCAGCTCATACAGGAGCTCCATCTCACCCTTGCCCCGCGGCTTAGACTGGTCCCCCATAAATTGCATCAGCGctgcagggaggaagggaagcgTGGTGAGCTGAGCCTGGGGGCCTGGCCCTGGCTAATGCTGTCACTACACAGGGCCTTCCCCTGCCATCTCATGCCTTGCTTTGAAAAAACATGTGAGTCAAGCAGAGTGGCAGTCTCAGCCCTACCAATGAGGAAATAGGGCTCAGAGAGATTCCATGGGCACCCGTGGCTACTCACAGCACAGAGCCAGCTGGACCCACCGTTGCCTCCCAACACAGACTCCACGTAACCCACAACCCCTGGGCGTGAGTAGAAGTGGATGAGGGCCGTGGAGGTATAGGAACCACTAGTAAGCTTCCCTGAGTTGGCAAACTCAAGGAGAGAAGGTGACTAGGGGCCTAGGTCCAAGGCACTGCAGACATGGGGACCCAGGATGCCGTGGCCACTCACCCTGGAAGCTTTCCACAGCCTGCCTGTTCATGCCCTCATCACTGAGGTTGATGAGCGATTCCTGGATGGGAGCCTGCGGTCAAAGAGGCTGGGCCGTGAGTCTGGGGTCCTTGGGGGCCAGAGGGCAGATCTACTGGCCTGACTCCTCCCCACTTGTCCCCCTTACCTTGGTGTACTGCACCAAGCTGGCCGGGGCCTTCTGCTCAGCACCTCCACCTGTCTGGTGCAGCctgagggggcagaggggaggacaGCCCTGCTTGCTTggctcccccaccccagtcccaGGCTGTGTAGGGAGGGTGTTAAGAGTACCACCCTGGCGGCTCTGAGCAGGGAGGCCCTCGTCAGACAGACTGAGGACAGACGGGTGTAGGGCTAGACCAGGGGCACTCACAAGGCCTGGGGTTTCCGGAAGTAGCGCAGGGCAAATTCTTGCATGGTGTAGTTGTGGGAGTCCGTGAACACAGAGAGGTAGGCCATAGAGGGGGGTAGGCTGGTGGCCTCCGAGTCTTCACTGTGTGCCTGGCTCTGAGGGAAGGCGGGGTGCTGGGAGCACAGGAGACCTAGTGCCACCAGAGTGTGCACTGGCCTGTCCGGAGGCCCTGCCCAAGCCTCCACCCAGCCCAACTCCAGAAGAGCAGAGAGCCGCAGTAAGCacaccaccagaagccaggaaaggCAAGAGCTGTTTATTGAGCGTCTTCTAGGGCAGCATTAAACTAAATACCAAGAGGCACACACAAGGGGTGtacagcccagcccctgcccacaggGAGCCCACAGTCTTGCTGAGGAGACAAAGGGCAAGAAagctggagagggcagaggggcagcaTCAGATgaagcttccttccttcctccactcctAGTTAGGCCTCGCCTCCGCCTCTCCCGTCTTCCTCACCTCCGGCGCCCTATCCCACAGTCCTGACTCTCTGTGCTGCAGCTGACTCTTGTGCCGGCCATTCCTCTGCTCCGACGAGAAGGAAAAGTCTGGAGCAGCAGCCGGCTGCACTATGTCGGCAGGAAAGAGTCCGGAACGGCCCCCAGTGGAGCCAAACTGCCAGCCTGGAAGGCATCCAAGGCCAGTGACTCACccacctggcctctgcccctCAGAGGCTCCACCATGTGCTGCCCTCCCTGTGCCAGCCACTCTGCTGGCCCCTGGGGATACCTGGCTCCAAAGTGGCCACTGGCAACAGTTTGATAAGGTCCCCACGGTGGAAGCTGAGGAGGCTGCTGTCATCAGTGATGTAGCTTCGCAAGGCGATGACGTAGCCAGAGTCCTGCAGGCAGGCGAGTGAGCGGGTGAGGAAGCAGCCAGCCTGCCTGTGACCTTCATCCTGCCCACCCCATCTGCTCCCCACTTTGGCCTCACTCCCCACCCAGCACCCCAGAGTTCCAGGGACCCAGCCTGaactcccagccccagcccagccagctTGAAGGAGCTTCGCTGACAGCCCTGAGACCAGCCAAACCAGACAGGGCGCAATGCAACATGGATGGAGGCCCCCTGCCCAGCCCGTGCTTGCCTTCTTGAGCTCCCTCAGGAACAGCTCAACCATGGCCTTGATGACACTCGCCCGGGCTGTGTGCAGCACCAGCTGCTCACTCTTCAGTGACAACTCCAGGGTAGAGCTGTCTGGGCACTCTACACCCAGGACCTCAGCAAAGCTGCACACAGGGTGGGGGCATAAGCTAGGGGCCACCTCTCCACCCCATCCTCCCTACTCCTCTGCTTGCGCTCACCTGTATGAGCAGAGAGTCTTCAGCTGGTCAGGGTAGAAGCTGGGGCCCTGGGTCACCTTGAGCAGTCTCAGCCCCCGGTGGGATACACCTAGCAGCTGCACGTCGCTGCCACTCTCACCCTGCCCAGAAGGTGGGTGGGTCACACACAGGCTCCCGGATGCCCTGGGGCTGCTCAGGGCCAGTGCTGTTCTTTGTCCTTCCACTGGggcccaccccacctccagctcTCAGGGGACTGCTGCAGAAGGCCCACACTGCGCACGCTGGGATCCAGACTGGGGTACCCCATACCCGGCCTCACTGACCGAGACAGGGAAGATGCGTGAGAAGTAATTGGCGCAGTTGTCCCTAGCGGCCACCACGATGCGCTTCTTGACACTGTCCTCAGTGGTGTCAAGTGACTCCAGGCCGACCTCTAGGTCTCCTGTGGGCAGGAACGACTGTGCCAGACTGTTCTCAGGCTCCCTCACTGGGAGGACCCCAGAGTTTGCTCCCTCCCTCTAGGCAGGCCCAGCCCCTAACACTCCAGCTCCCTGACTTCAGGGTCCCTGGACCATACCCAGCAGCTGTTTCATTTTGCGCCGCTCATCCTGGGAGATTCGGATGCAGGACTTGGCAAAGGTGTCCCTCAGGATCTGGGGGCAGAGCTAGGCAGTCACCGCCAGGTCCTGAGGCCAGAGCCCACCACAAGCAGCCATGCATGGAGGAAAAGCTAGAGAGCCCCCAAGGGGTAGGTGGAGCAGGGAGGGATGTGGGGCCTCCAAGCCCAGGGTCACGTCTGCCCAGAgctcccacctgcctcccccagctgccTGCACTTGTGGGGCAGCTGTCCGTCCGTGAGCTGAGCTGAGCTTCCCTGAAGGAACAAAGCttaggggaggaggggaggctacTGGAGAATTTGGGGGAACATCCAGAGGTGGCAAGGGAACAAGCACcagtgagcacctgctgtatgctgGAGCCCGTGTTCTGTACTGtatacactttatttatttttaatccttgttATAGGCCAACAATGGTCCTTACTCTtagggatgttgtgaggattaaataaatgaaggcagGGCTTGAAGCGCACAGCAAGTGCCCTGTGAGTGCTGCCCAGGGGCAGTCTGTCTGTACATGTCTCAGGTGGGCCGGGCTCTCACCTGCTCACAGAGAAGCCTGAGGCAGTAGGCATGGCTGAAGTTCTCCCGGGGGTAGAACACCTGCAGGAGGGCATGGGGGAGCGAGAGCAGGCGGGAATGGagtcccccccccccacaagcCCACCTTCcgccccacctctgcctcccaggcccaGATGGAAAACGAGGCTTGAGGCGGTGGGTAGTGGGGAGGTGGCCCCCAGTGTTTGTGTGTCAGGAGGAGATGCTGGGGTCCCAGGTTGCATCCCCCACAGCCTGCGGCCCCTCCCCAGCCTAAAGAGAGGTCAGGCTGTGGCCCCACCCTTGTGCCCACCTCCTTGCGAAGGAACAACTTCCAGGAGGTGCTGGCATAGGAGAAGCACACACTGCCGGAGGGCACGAGCAGCTGGGTGGAGACCCCCTGGTCCCCCATGGGCACCGTCGAGCCTGGCAGAGAGAGGGGCCAAAGAGCATCCGGTGAGGAGCTGCCCGAGCCGGAGGGATGGGGGCATAGGGAGAGAATACCCTCACCTCCCTAAGGCCCTGCTAGGTCCCGGCTTACTCAACCTTTGCTGCGCCACTCCCACCCACGGGCCCATCTCCTGCCTCCATTTCCAGCCTTCAGACTTTTCCTGCTGTCCCTGACCATGTCAGCAGGGCCACTAAATTCCTGAAAGAGCTGTCAGGTCTGCCTGGAGGGCAACACCCTGTGTGTGAGTCCCTCCGTGCCAGACAGGCCCCAGGGGTGCCCGGGCCCCGCCCTGGGCAGGAACACGGAAGCTGGGGCTCCTCACCCACAGCTCC
The sequence above is drawn from the Equus przewalskii isolate Varuska chromosome 10, EquPr2, whole genome shotgun sequence genome and encodes:
- the RECQL5 gene encoding ATP-dependent DNA helicase Q5 codes for the protein MSTHLSSPFDPGRRVRNTLKKVFGFDSFKTPLQESATMAVVKGDKDVFVCMPTGAGKSLCYQLPALLAKGITIVVSPLIALIQDQVDHLLALKVQVSSLNSKLSAQEKKELLSDLEQEKPRTKLLYITPEMAASASFQPTLNSLVSRHLLSYLVVDEAHCVSQWGHDFRPDYLRLGALRSRLAHAPCVALTATATPQVREDVFAALHLKQPVAIFKTPCFRANLFYDVQFKELLSDPYGNLRDFCLKALGQKADKGLSGCGIVYCRTREACEQLAIELSYRGVNAKAYHAGLKASERTLVQNEWMEEKVPVIVATISFGMGVDKANVRFVAHWNIAKSMAGYYQESGRAGRDGKPSWCRLYYSRNDRDQVSFLIRKEVAKLQEKRGNKASDKAAVVAFDALVSFCEELGCRHAAIAKYFGDAPPACTKGCDHCQNPAAVRKQLSALEQSSSCSKTCVGPSQENGFDPELYEGGRRGYGGFSRYDEGSGGSGDEGRDEAHKREWNLFYQKQMSLRKGKDPKIEEFVPPDEDCPLKEASSRKIPRLTVKAREHCLGLLEEALSSNRQATGTSDGPDLQAEAVELEHETFRNAKVANLYKASVLKKVAEIHRASKDGQFYDVGGGAKSCSAQVEHPEPTEYDIPPASQVYSLKPKRVGAGFPKGSYPFQTATELMEKMRPKEQAPQPVWGGKQEPPSRPCGLQDEDSTEPLPGPRGEAPGSSASCGESSPEKKAKGPTGGSPIAKARVNKKQQLLAAAALKDSQNITRFFCQRAKSPPPLMSALPAEGASPSSEGVRGPPTAPEKCAGEEDGALGHLAVPAQTEECTREGLSTCPLRDQGPPEDQSTPTKETQRDKRPRPQQEHPESQAQKRPRPSAKASILAEAKGSISASNQDTLNPMAKGSCQLSAPGISLKEAANVVVKCLTPFYKEGKFASKELFKAFARHLSHSLTQKTSPGRSVKEEAQNLIKLFFHGRARCESEADWHGLCGPQR